Proteins encoded by one window of Myxococcus guangdongensis:
- a CDS encoding ABC transporter ATP-binding protein, whose translation MGRTLWRLLRYARPHVAVLVVAFVCMAFVGVATGAYAYLTGPALRFLLSGGEEGFGGANRVPWLSSLPRDAALWGFPLMMVVVGAVKGVGYLGQFYFMGLFAQRVVKDVRRELFVKLTSLSPAQLARERQGDLLSRFSSDVAAVEAAAMYTVGSYLRDSLQVIILAGVALSMSPLLGGLMLVVIPLAALPASRLTRKVLKGTREGQTQLGHLAGQLHEGLGGLRTIQAFNGQEAELARFASHAKAHEEAVVGAAWARGGVPGIMEVLAAAALAGALAFAASAKLMEPEALLSLLTAVILVYQPVKDLGRVTQFAMQAGAAGERLFALLDLKHPVQDAPDAVSAPPLSESVRFEDVSFAYGERRALDGVTLELKAGQVTALVGGSGGGKSTVTSLLLRFERPQSGRLLLDGVDMARYTAASLREQLALVTQEPLLFQGTVLDNLRYARPDATREEVEAAAKVANADGFIRALPQGYDTRIGERGVTLSGGQRQRLCIARAVLARARVLVLDEATSSLDPESEREVQAALAAVLPGRTALVIAHRLSTVVNADVLHVMEAGRAVESGSHAELLARGGRYAALWKMQTEGTFERGAA comes from the coding sequence ATGGGGCGGACACTCTGGCGATTGTTGCGCTACGCGCGCCCGCACGTGGCGGTGCTCGTGGTGGCGTTCGTGTGCATGGCGTTCGTGGGGGTCGCCACGGGCGCGTACGCGTACCTCACGGGCCCGGCGCTGCGCTTCCTGCTGTCGGGGGGCGAGGAGGGCTTCGGCGGGGCGAACCGGGTGCCGTGGCTCTCGTCCCTGCCGCGTGACGCGGCGCTGTGGGGCTTCCCGCTGATGATGGTGGTGGTGGGCGCGGTGAAGGGCGTGGGGTACCTGGGCCAGTTCTATTTCATGGGGCTCTTCGCGCAGCGGGTGGTGAAGGACGTGCGGCGGGAGCTCTTCGTGAAGCTCACGTCGTTGTCGCCAGCCCAGCTCGCGCGTGAGCGGCAGGGAGATTTGCTCAGTCGCTTCTCGTCGGACGTCGCGGCGGTGGAGGCGGCGGCGATGTACACGGTGGGCTCGTACCTGCGTGACAGCCTGCAGGTCATCATCCTGGCGGGGGTGGCGTTGTCGATGAGCCCGCTGCTGGGGGGGCTGATGCTGGTGGTGATTCCGCTCGCGGCGCTGCCGGCGTCGCGCCTGACGCGCAAGGTGCTCAAGGGCACGCGCGAGGGGCAGACGCAGCTGGGGCATCTGGCGGGGCAGCTCCACGAGGGGCTCGGGGGCTTGAGGACGATTCAGGCGTTCAACGGGCAGGAGGCGGAGCTGGCGCGGTTCGCCTCGCACGCGAAGGCGCACGAGGAGGCGGTGGTCGGGGCGGCGTGGGCGCGTGGCGGGGTGCCCGGAATCATGGAGGTGCTGGCGGCGGCGGCGCTGGCGGGGGCGTTGGCCTTCGCGGCGAGCGCGAAGTTGATGGAGCCGGAGGCGCTGTTGTCGCTGCTGACGGCGGTCATCCTGGTGTACCAGCCGGTGAAGGATTTGGGCCGGGTGACGCAGTTCGCGATGCAGGCGGGCGCGGCGGGTGAGCGGCTCTTCGCGTTGCTGGACTTGAAGCACCCGGTGCAGGACGCGCCGGACGCGGTGTCGGCGCCGCCCTTGTCCGAGTCGGTGCGGTTCGAGGACGTGAGCTTCGCGTATGGCGAGCGGCGCGCGCTCGACGGCGTGACGCTGGAGCTGAAGGCGGGGCAGGTGACGGCGCTGGTGGGCGGCAGTGGCGGAGGCAAGAGCACGGTGACGTCGCTGCTCCTGCGCTTCGAGCGTCCCCAGTCCGGAAGGCTGCTGCTGGATGGCGTGGACATGGCCCGGTACACGGCGGCGAGCCTTCGCGAGCAGCTCGCGTTGGTGACGCAGGAGCCGTTGTTGTTCCAGGGCACGGTGCTGGACAACCTTCGATATGCGCGCCCGGACGCCACGCGTGAGGAAGTGGAGGCGGCGGCGAAGGTGGCGAACGCGGACGGGTTCATCCGCGCGTTGCCCCAGGGCTACGACACGCGCATCGGCGAGCGCGGCGTGACGTTGAGCGGTGGTCAGCGGCAGCGTCTGTGCATCGCCAGGGCCGTGCTGGCGCGAGCGCGCGTGCTGGTGCTGGACGAGGCGACGAGCAGCCTGGACCCCGAGAGCGAGCGCGAGGTGCAGGCTGCGCTGGCGGCGGTGTTGCCGGGGCGCACGGCGCTGGTCATCGCGCACCGGTTGTCCACGGTGGTGAACGCGGACGTGCTCCACGTGATGGAGGCGGGGCGAGCGGTGGAGAGCGGCTCGCACGCGGAGTTGCTCGCGAGGGGTGGACGCTACGCCGCGCTGTGGAAGATGCAGACGGAGGGCACCTTCGAGCGAGGCGCCGCGTGA
- the lpxA gene encoding acyl-ACP--UDP-N-acetylglucosamine O-acyltransferase, giving the protein MAQVHPTAVVHPDARLHASVLVGPYSVIGPQVTIGEGSHVGPHVVIEGRTTLGARNRIFQFASVGADPQDLKYAGEDTELTLGDDNQIREFVTVHKGTAGGGGATRVGNGNLFMANSHVAHDCVVGNGCRIGNGSALAGHVTMEDHVIISGLAAVHQFTRLGRFAFISGGAMVTMDIPPYATAQGDRAELVGLNTVGLERGGFTKDQIERIKESHRILFRSKLGLQEALGRLRTELGGHPEVDHLVDFISQSKRGLTR; this is encoded by the coding sequence ATGGCTCAGGTTCATCCCACCGCGGTGGTTCACCCCGATGCGCGTCTGCACGCGTCGGTCCTTGTGGGCCCCTACTCGGTCATCGGGCCGCAGGTGACGATTGGCGAGGGCTCCCACGTGGGCCCTCACGTCGTCATCGAGGGCCGCACGACGCTCGGTGCGCGCAACCGCATCTTCCAGTTCGCCTCGGTGGGGGCGGACCCGCAGGACCTCAAGTACGCGGGTGAGGACACCGAACTCACGCTCGGCGACGACAACCAGATTCGCGAGTTCGTCACCGTGCACAAGGGCACGGCGGGCGGCGGCGGCGCCACGCGCGTCGGCAACGGCAACCTCTTCATGGCCAACAGCCATGTCGCCCACGACTGCGTCGTCGGCAACGGGTGCCGCATCGGCAACGGGTCCGCGCTCGCGGGCCACGTGACGATGGAGGACCACGTCATCATCAGCGGCCTGGCGGCGGTGCATCAGTTCACCCGCCTGGGCCGCTTCGCCTTCATCTCCGGCGGGGCCATGGTCACCATGGACATCCCCCCGTACGCCACGGCGCAGGGAGACCGGGCGGAGCTGGTGGGGCTCAACACCGTGGGCCTGGAGCGCGGCGGCTTCACCAAGGACCAGATCGAGCGCATCAAGGAATCCCACCGCATCCTGTTCCGCTCCAAGCTGGGGCTGCAGGAGGCGCTGGGGCGGCTGCGCACGGAGCTGGGCGGCCACCCGGAAGTGGACCACCTGGTGGACTTCATCTCCCAGAGCAAGCGCGGCCTGACGCGCTAG
- a CDS encoding OmpA family protein: MNARLVLLLSLVASTPLPAFADAIRVSLEGRAAAGEKLPALLVHIEEPIAGFEVKLKRDDGKVVDVKGGGKPGMTRRIELEQPEGRFHYEGELVVRFANAESGSMPLSFDTELNGPLRLDVRPEDVDVPGRTLRFQLSRPAGRVELTVLMDTGKKAFEGEVAFKGEKAGTPLSLSWPAAEGKVMKISLRAFDTSDFYTGVDLFPWRMDIPHEEVGFASGRADIPAAERGKLDRSHALIAEALAKYGRFAAVRLYVLGHTDTVGPTADNRALSLQRARSIAAAFRQRGLKVPIFYEGFGEESPAVRTPDETAEAANRRAEYIIAVEDPVLAGAPFSPRWRKL; the protein is encoded by the coding sequence ATGAATGCCCGCCTGGTTCTATTGCTCAGTCTTGTCGCCTCGACACCCCTGCCCGCGTTCGCCGACGCCATCCGCGTGTCCCTGGAGGGCCGTGCCGCGGCGGGCGAGAAGCTCCCGGCATTGCTCGTGCACATCGAGGAGCCCATCGCGGGCTTCGAGGTGAAGCTCAAACGCGACGACGGGAAGGTGGTCGACGTGAAGGGCGGCGGGAAGCCAGGCATGACTCGGCGAATCGAGCTGGAGCAGCCCGAGGGCCGCTTCCACTACGAGGGCGAGCTGGTGGTGCGCTTCGCCAACGCCGAGTCGGGCAGCATGCCGTTGTCCTTCGACACGGAGCTCAACGGGCCGCTGCGCCTGGACGTGCGTCCGGAGGACGTGGACGTGCCGGGGCGCACGCTCCGCTTCCAGCTGTCGCGCCCGGCGGGCCGCGTGGAGCTCACCGTGCTGATGGACACGGGGAAGAAGGCCTTCGAGGGTGAGGTGGCCTTCAAGGGAGAGAAGGCGGGCACGCCGCTGTCCTTGAGCTGGCCGGCCGCCGAGGGGAAGGTGATGAAGATTTCCCTCCGAGCCTTCGACACATCGGACTTCTACACGGGTGTGGACCTCTTCCCGTGGCGCATGGACATTCCCCATGAAGAGGTGGGCTTCGCCTCGGGGCGCGCGGACATTCCCGCCGCCGAGCGAGGCAAGCTGGACAGGAGCCATGCGTTGATTGCGGAGGCGCTGGCGAAATACGGCCGCTTCGCGGCGGTTCGTCTGTACGTCCTGGGCCACACGGACACCGTGGGCCCCACGGCGGACAACCGTGCGCTGTCGCTCCAGCGCGCGCGCAGCATCGCCGCCGCCTTCCGCCAGCGGGGGCTGAAGGTCCCCATCTTCTACGAGGGTTTTGGCGAGGAGTCCCCCGCGGTGCGGACTCCAGACGAGACGGCGGAGGCTGCCAATCGCCGGGCTGAATACATCATCGCGGTGGAGGACCCGGTGCTCGCCGGCGCTCCCTTCTCGCCGCGGTGGAGGAAGCTGTAG
- a CDS encoding polyprenol monophosphomannose synthase: MNPALVCIPTYNERENIEAITLAVLKADPRVDILIVDDNSPDGTGHIADQLAAKEPRVRVLHREKKEGLGRAYLAAFRWALAENYTYILEMDADFSHDPRYLPGLMDAAEAGADLVLGSRYVTGGGTVNWGVARQVISRGGSLYARTILGVGVQDLTGGFKCFHRRVLETLNLDAVHSTGYAFQIELTYRTLKNGFTVREVPIIFEDRRVGHSKMSKKIFAEALTMVWKLRLTV, translated from the coding sequence ATGAACCCAGCGCTGGTCTGCATCCCCACCTACAACGAGCGGGAAAACATCGAGGCCATCACCCTGGCGGTGCTCAAGGCCGACCCGCGCGTCGACATCCTCATCGTCGACGACAACTCACCGGACGGCACGGGGCACATCGCCGACCAGCTCGCCGCCAAGGAGCCCCGCGTGCGGGTGCTCCACCGCGAGAAGAAGGAGGGCCTGGGTCGCGCCTACCTCGCCGCCTTCCGCTGGGCCCTGGCGGAGAACTACACGTACATCCTGGAGATGGACGCGGACTTCAGCCATGACCCGCGCTACCTGCCCGGGCTGATGGACGCGGCCGAGGCCGGGGCGGACCTGGTGCTCGGCAGCCGCTACGTCACGGGCGGCGGCACGGTGAACTGGGGCGTGGCCCGCCAGGTCATCAGCCGCGGCGGCAGCTTGTATGCCCGCACCATCCTGGGCGTGGGCGTCCAGGATTTGACCGGGGGATTCAAGTGCTTCCACCGCCGGGTGCTGGAGACCCTCAACCTGGATGCCGTACACAGCACCGGGTACGCGTTCCAGATCGAGCTCACCTACCGCACGCTGAAGAACGGCTTCACCGTGCGCGAGGTCCCCATCATCTTCGAGGACCGCCGCGTGGGGCACTCGAAGATGAGCAAGAAGATTTTCGCCGAGGCGCTCACCATGGTGTGGAAGCTGCGCCTCACGGTGTAG
- the fabZ gene encoding 3-hydroxyacyl-ACP dehydratase FabZ → MDIGEIQNLLPHRYPFLLIDRVVEIVPGERITAYKNVTINEPFFNGHFPGHPVMPGVLILEALAQASAILAYKSENMDPSQKVTYLMGVDGARFRKPVLPGDRLQLVIEVLRHKGAVWKTKGTATVDGVKVAEGEFLATVVDKDKDAAAQEGAAS, encoded by the coding sequence ATGGACATCGGCGAAATCCAGAACCTGCTGCCGCACCGGTACCCGTTCCTGCTCATCGACCGGGTGGTGGAGATCGTCCCTGGCGAGCGCATCACCGCCTACAAGAACGTCACCATCAACGAGCCCTTCTTCAACGGCCACTTCCCGGGGCACCCGGTGATGCCGGGCGTGCTCATCCTGGAGGCGCTCGCCCAGGCCTCGGCCATCCTCGCGTACAAGAGCGAGAACATGGACCCGAGCCAGAAGGTGACCTACCTGATGGGCGTGGACGGGGCGCGCTTCCGCAAGCCGGTGCTCCCCGGAGACAGGCTGCAGCTCGTCATCGAGGTGCTGCGCCACAAGGGCGCCGTGTGGAAGACGAAGGGCACGGCGACGGTGGACGGCGTGAAGGTCGCCGAAGGCGAGTTCCTGGCCACGGTGGTGGACAAGGACAAGGACGCGGCGGCGCAAGAGGGCGCGGCGTCCTGA
- a CDS encoding PHP domain-containing protein → MNSRLRVVLGKGLRALVGLLLLLLGLCGFFALPASYTTYPVVPPKEGEPRWVRGAFHVHTTRSDGRGSPLDVVLAAKAAGLDFVLLTDHNDFTPPAPTWGDGVLLIPGVEISTSAGHLVAFGMERPLEGMTRWMPAADAVKAVEAAGGMTVLAHPVQKKNPWTDEPTAREAKGFELYSADTFFRQAMSNPLSRLLPAVGAYLAKPMHGVMLLVAPEPEPGERFMGLSREQPKRSFCAHDAHGLPSYESVFSSLAMYLPPEQVPAPLPKDAKAAAALVTRALRGGSALCSFRALGEPEGFALEGVDPERREARVGDVLKVRLPGLPDVDTVRVQVWGEGRLGEDGTSVALTGEGLVRVEVWAKGPGRFFGSEWRPWIVPNPVRVLPRSPGI, encoded by the coding sequence ATGAACAGCCGTCTCCGTGTGGTGCTCGGCAAGGGACTGCGGGCGCTGGTGGGCCTGTTGCTCCTCCTCCTGGGCCTGTGCGGCTTCTTCGCGCTCCCCGCGTCGTACACGACGTACCCGGTGGTGCCCCCGAAGGAGGGCGAGCCGAGGTGGGTTCGTGGCGCCTTCCACGTGCACACCACGCGCTCGGATGGACGAGGCAGCCCGCTCGATGTGGTGCTCGCGGCGAAGGCCGCGGGGCTCGACTTCGTGTTGTTGACGGACCACAACGACTTCACGCCGCCCGCTCCGACCTGGGGGGATGGCGTGCTGCTGATTCCCGGCGTTGAAATCTCGACGTCCGCGGGGCACCTGGTCGCGTTCGGCATGGAGCGCCCGCTGGAGGGCATGACGCGATGGATGCCCGCCGCGGATGCGGTGAAGGCGGTGGAGGCCGCGGGAGGCATGACGGTCCTCGCGCATCCGGTGCAGAAGAAGAACCCGTGGACGGACGAGCCGACGGCCCGTGAGGCGAAGGGCTTCGAGCTGTACTCGGCGGACACGTTCTTCCGCCAGGCCATGAGCAACCCGCTGAGCCGCTTGCTGCCGGCCGTGGGCGCGTATCTCGCGAAGCCGATGCACGGAGTGATGTTGCTCGTCGCGCCGGAGCCCGAGCCCGGCGAGCGCTTCATGGGGCTCTCGCGGGAGCAACCCAAGCGCTCCTTCTGCGCGCATGACGCGCATGGCCTGCCGTCCTACGAGTCCGTGTTCAGCTCGCTCGCCATGTACCTCCCGCCGGAGCAGGTGCCCGCGCCCTTGCCGAAGGATGCGAAGGCCGCCGCCGCGCTGGTGACGCGGGCGCTGCGAGGCGGCTCGGCCCTCTGTTCCTTCCGCGCCTTGGGGGAGCCCGAGGGCTTCGCCTTGGAAGGCGTGGACCCGGAGCGTCGCGAGGCGCGGGTGGGAGATGTCCTGAAGGTGCGCCTGCCGGGCCTGCCGGACGTGGACACGGTTCGGGTGCAGGTGTGGGGAGAGGGCCGACTGGGGGAGGACGGCACGTCGGTGGCGCTGACGGGGGAGGGGCTGGTGCGGGTGGAGGTCTGGGCGAAGGGGCCTGGGCGCTTCTTCGGGTCCGAATGGCGACCCTGGATTGTTCCGAATCCCGTGCGTGTGCTGCCTCGGAGCCCTGGCATCTGA
- a CDS encoding MarC family protein, producing the protein MKDSLTQFLVALPAVFFVVDPIGVVPLFLAMTAGDTKEKIRRTAMRACLVACGLMTFFALFGTIIFKVFGVSLGAFRVAGGILLLITALDMLRARPSETRTTPTEEQEGVVKEDVAIVPLAIPLLSGPGAIATAMVLMARGNSNSMASTLPVLAAILLTFVFSYFILRASGLVQRVLRQSGVAIVERVMGLILAAIAVQFIADGAKELLK; encoded by the coding sequence ATGAAGGACTCCCTGACGCAATTCCTCGTCGCCCTGCCGGCGGTCTTCTTCGTGGTGGACCCCATCGGCGTGGTGCCGTTGTTCCTGGCGATGACGGCCGGGGACACGAAGGAGAAGATACGCCGCACGGCGATGCGCGCGTGTCTGGTGGCGTGCGGGCTGATGACCTTCTTCGCCCTGTTCGGCACCATCATCTTCAAGGTGTTCGGCGTGTCGCTGGGGGCCTTCCGCGTGGCGGGTGGAATCCTGCTGCTCATCACCGCGCTGGACATGCTGCGCGCGCGTCCGTCCGAGACGCGCACCACCCCCACCGAGGAACAGGAAGGCGTGGTGAAGGAGGACGTGGCCATCGTCCCCCTCGCGATTCCGCTGCTGTCGGGGCCCGGCGCCATCGCCACCGCCATGGTGCTGATGGCCCGTGGCAACTCCAACTCGATGGCCTCCACCCTTCCGGTGCTGGCGGCCATCCTCCTGACCTTCGTCTTCAGCTACTTCATCCTGCGCGCCTCCGGGCTCGTGCAGCGGGTGCTGCGCCAGTCCGGCGTCGCCATCGTCGAGCGCGTCATGGGGCTCATCCTGGCCGCCATCGCCGTGCAGTTCATCGCGGACGGCGCCAAGGAGTTGCTGAAGTAA
- a CDS encoding LpxI family protein — translation MEHAPPDGRIGLIAGNGQLPLLFARAARARGLEVVAVAHRGETNPALASEVGSLTWVRVGQVNRIQKAFVAAGVKQAAMAGGIGRVKALSEARPDLGAVRIISRLRSFRDDALLRAVAADFESRGITIIAPTDFLGEVLCPEGHLAGPQLSPTQEQDVALGREVATLLGQADVGQTVVVHQGHVLALEAVEGTDEAIRRGGKLGGAGAVVVKRCKPQQDLRFDLPAAGPRTLEVMKEVGARVLALEAGRTVLLDAPELFANARAAGITLVGVR, via the coding sequence ATGGAGCACGCACCTCCGGACGGTCGAATCGGCCTCATCGCGGGCAACGGTCAGCTTCCCCTCTTGTTCGCGCGCGCCGCGCGGGCCCGGGGGCTGGAGGTGGTGGCCGTGGCCCACAGGGGCGAGACGAACCCGGCCCTGGCCTCGGAGGTCGGCTCGCTCACCTGGGTGCGGGTGGGGCAGGTCAACCGCATCCAGAAGGCCTTCGTCGCCGCGGGCGTGAAGCAGGCGGCCATGGCGGGCGGCATCGGCCGGGTGAAGGCGCTGTCCGAGGCCCGACCCGACCTGGGCGCGGTGCGCATCATCTCCCGGCTGCGCAGCTTCCGGGATGATGCGCTGCTGCGCGCGGTGGCCGCGGACTTCGAGTCGCGCGGCATCACCATCATCGCCCCCACGGACTTCCTGGGTGAGGTGCTGTGCCCGGAAGGCCACCTGGCCGGCCCCCAGCTGAGCCCCACGCAGGAGCAGGACGTGGCGCTCGGGCGCGAGGTGGCGACGTTGCTGGGGCAGGCGGACGTGGGCCAGACGGTGGTGGTGCACCAGGGCCACGTGCTGGCGCTCGAGGCGGTGGAGGGCACCGACGAGGCCATCCGTCGGGGCGGCAAGCTGGGAGGCGCGGGCGCCGTGGTGGTCAAGCGCTGCAAGCCGCAGCAGGACCTGCGCTTCGACCTGCCCGCGGCGGGGCCCCGCACGCTGGAGGTCATGAAGGAAGTGGGCGCCCGGGTGCTGGCGCTGGAGGCCGGGCGCACCGTGCTCCTGGACGCGCCGGAGCTCTTCGCCAACGCGCGCGCGGCGGGAATCACGCTCGTCGGCGTGCGGTAG
- a CDS encoding DUF4388 domain-containing protein translates to MKTLLLAESHPPTLEHLTGLLSQAGYSVRAVNDPIAALEHFAADNPDVMVLSVDLPRVEGAHVVQLIRGHSQGGRVPIVAIDKGHLGRARGVGSVLDLKVNAYVADPLKPGELVPRLESLVRAAQAVPLSGLASTLSRPAVNSGELKGYPLPGLLHSIHRLRREGVLVVAHRGLSRRVYFLRGGPVSFDSTVKEDSLPRYLVERKLATPAQAEQVVGALGSGLRIGSALADAGVELVGEELSQLLRDYTRDKLARVLGMREGRYAFYSGDEFTAEVASVDLPPLAQILEGARRCFPLKVMAASLKANLGEYPVRSSDFGRDLQAMALDTDDIKIAMQVNGRIVLKELLAHGRGELSAAYSLLWFLKLTGGVTFSPTPVATGADVLSAAVVPDRIGPRKRKSLPGETAASLREEAVRIITRSYFGSLGLDIAADAEAVERAYHETAMRFHPDTYAEYDISDLKDLLDSVQEKLSASYRVLSVEEKRKAYLQYLFSKLDVGRNTAVVVDAEIALRRGESALKRRDFVSAMHAFEEAVTLNPREPEYYSFLAWATYQGAGGPLVQRAQKAQKVLKKALSLGPYVERLHIIAAIIDTDLGDAPLARKKLLKVLEYNPYSQLAKAALRKVGR, encoded by the coding sequence TTGAAGACGCTTCTGCTCGCCGAGAGCCATCCCCCCACGCTCGAGCACCTGACGGGCCTGCTCTCGCAGGCCGGGTATTCCGTGCGCGCGGTGAATGACCCCATCGCGGCGCTGGAGCACTTCGCGGCGGACAACCCGGATGTGATGGTGTTGTCGGTGGACCTGCCGCGCGTGGAGGGCGCTCACGTGGTGCAGCTCATCCGGGGGCACAGCCAGGGTGGGCGCGTGCCCATCGTCGCCATCGACAAGGGGCACCTGGGACGGGCGCGGGGCGTGGGCTCGGTGTTGGATTTGAAGGTGAACGCGTACGTCGCGGACCCGCTCAAGCCTGGAGAGCTGGTGCCCCGGCTGGAGTCGCTCGTGCGCGCGGCGCAGGCGGTGCCGCTGTCGGGCCTGGCGTCCACGCTGTCGCGTCCGGCGGTGAACAGTGGCGAGCTGAAGGGCTATCCGCTGCCGGGCCTGTTGCACTCCATCCACCGGCTGCGTCGGGAGGGTGTGCTGGTGGTGGCGCACCGGGGGCTGAGTCGGCGGGTGTACTTCCTGCGCGGCGGGCCGGTGAGCTTCGACTCGACGGTGAAGGAGGACTCGCTGCCGCGCTACCTCGTGGAGCGCAAGCTCGCCACGCCCGCGCAGGCGGAGCAGGTGGTGGGGGCGCTGGGCTCGGGGCTGCGCATCGGCTCGGCGCTGGCGGACGCGGGCGTGGAGCTGGTGGGGGAAGAGTTGTCGCAGTTGTTGCGTGACTACACGCGCGACAAGCTGGCGCGGGTGTTGGGCATGCGCGAGGGCCGGTATGCCTTCTACTCCGGCGACGAGTTCACCGCGGAGGTGGCATCGGTGGACCTGCCGCCGCTGGCGCAGATTCTGGAAGGCGCGCGGCGCTGCTTCCCGCTGAAGGTGATGGCGGCGTCGCTGAAGGCGAACCTGGGCGAGTACCCGGTGCGCTCGTCCGATTTTGGTCGCGACCTGCAGGCGATGGCGCTGGACACGGACGACATCAAGATTGCGATGCAGGTCAATGGCCGCATCGTGCTCAAGGAGTTGCTCGCCCATGGCCGCGGGGAGCTGAGCGCGGCGTATTCGCTCCTGTGGTTCTTGAAGCTGACGGGGGGCGTGACGTTCTCGCCGACGCCAGTCGCGACGGGGGCGGACGTGTTGTCCGCGGCGGTGGTGCCGGACCGGATTGGTCCGCGCAAGCGCAAGTCCTTGCCTGGGGAGACGGCGGCCTCGCTGCGCGAGGAGGCGGTGCGCATCATCACCCGCAGCTACTTCGGCAGCCTGGGGTTGGACATCGCGGCGGACGCGGAGGCGGTGGAGCGCGCGTACCACGAGACGGCGATGCGCTTTCACCCGGACACGTATGCCGAATACGACATCTCGGACCTGAAGGACCTGCTGGACTCCGTGCAGGAGAAGCTGTCGGCGTCCTACCGGGTGTTGAGCGTGGAGGAGAAGCGCAAGGCGTACCTCCAGTACCTCTTCAGCAAGCTGGACGTGGGGCGCAACACGGCGGTGGTGGTGGACGCCGAGATTGCGTTGCGCCGGGGCGAGTCCGCGCTGAAGCGGCGGGACTTCGTGTCGGCGATGCACGCGTTCGAGGAGGCGGTGACGCTCAACCCTCGTGAGCCGGAGTACTACTCCTTCCTCGCCTGGGCGACGTACCAGGGGGCGGGCGGTCCGCTGGTCCAGCGTGCGCAGAAGGCGCAGAAGGTGTTGAAGAAGGCGTTGTCCCTGGGGCCTTACGTGGAGCGGCTGCACATCATCGCGGCCATCATCGACACGGACCTGGGGGATGCGCCGCTGGCGCGAAAGAAGCTGCTGAAGGTGCTGGAGTACAACCCGTACTCGCAGCTGGCCAAGGCGGCGTTGCGCAAGGTGGGACGGTAG
- the lpxB gene encoding lipid-A-disaccharide synthase, with protein sequence MTPPPRILVVAGEASGDAHAAELVAALQARRPDLTFFGMGGSRLAARGVELLFDAREVSVMGITEVLPRIPRILQIMKGLANAAAERRPDVAILVDIPDFNLRLAEKLKAQDIPVAYYISPMIWAWRRGRVRTIKRLVDRMLCILPFEEDFYREAGVAARYVGSPVVEQVPAPDSPAAFRERLGLAREAPTLALLPGSRMSEIRRLLPSMVAAARRLSTERPGLQVVVPVAPTIPREEVLSRFEGSGLTPVLVDGHAPEVVGASDAAVVASGTAVLEAGLMQRPLVVIYRVSLISYWVGRLMLKVAFVSLVNLLAGRRVVPELLQGEMTPERIADEVRKVWLPGTARDEMLQGLGEVRGRLGEAGAATRAAETVMELLPPRAI encoded by the coding sequence ATGACGCCCCCGCCCCGAATCCTCGTCGTGGCCGGCGAGGCCTCCGGCGATGCCCATGCCGCAGAGCTCGTCGCCGCCCTCCAGGCCCGCCGTCCGGACCTCACCTTCTTCGGCATGGGCGGCTCGCGCCTGGCCGCCCGGGGAGTCGAGCTGCTCTTCGACGCCCGCGAGGTGTCCGTCATGGGCATCACCGAGGTGCTCCCCCGCATCCCCCGCATCCTCCAGATCATGAAGGGGCTGGCGAACGCGGCCGCCGAGCGGCGCCCCGACGTCGCCATCCTCGTCGACATCCCGGACTTCAACCTGCGCCTGGCCGAGAAGCTCAAGGCCCAGGACATCCCCGTGGCCTATTACATCTCGCCGATGATCTGGGCGTGGCGCCGCGGCCGGGTGCGCACCATCAAACGCCTGGTGGACCGGATGCTGTGCATCCTCCCGTTCGAGGAGGACTTCTACCGGGAGGCCGGCGTCGCCGCCCGCTACGTGGGCAGCCCCGTCGTCGAGCAGGTCCCCGCTCCCGACAGCCCCGCCGCGTTCCGGGAGCGCCTGGGCCTGGCCAGGGAGGCCCCCACGCTCGCGCTGCTGCCGGGCAGCCGGATGAGCGAGATTCGCCGGCTGCTGCCGTCCATGGTGGCCGCGGCCCGCCGCCTGTCCACCGAGCGGCCCGGGCTCCAGGTCGTGGTCCCCGTGGCCCCCACCATCCCCCGCGAGGAGGTGCTGTCGCGCTTCGAGGGCAGCGGCCTGACGCCAGTGCTGGTGGACGGACACGCCCCGGAGGTGGTGGGCGCCAGCGACGCGGCGGTGGTCGCCTCCGGGACGGCCGTGCTGGAGGCAGGGCTGATGCAGCGTCCCCTCGTCGTCATCTACCGGGTGTCGCTCATCTCCTATTGGGTGGGCCGGCTGATGCTGAAGGTGGCCTTCGTGTCCCTGGTCAACCTGCTGGCCGGGCGGCGGGTGGTGCCGGAGCTGCTCCAGGGGGAGATGACCCCCGAGCGAATCGCCGACGAGGTCCGCAAGGTCTGGCTTCCGGGGACCGCCCGGGACGAGATGCTCCAGGGGCTGGGGGAGGTCCGGGGGCGGCTGGGCGAGGCAGGGGCCGCCACCCGGGCGGCGGAGACCGTCATGGAGCTACTGCCCCCGCGCGCCATTTAG